A window of Sphingorhabdus lacus contains these coding sequences:
- a CDS encoding 3'(2'),5'-bisphosphate nucleotidase CysQ yields MPEQLVDRAAVIAAVEAAAALAMTSWRDGAAPDTRVWSKSNDSPVSDIDMEVDALLKERLTGILPEAAWLSEETADDAARLESRLLWLVDPIDGTRDYVGGRDGWCVSVALVADGQPYFAIMAAPAQQKLWVAAHGEGVTCNGDRLTGSVRQEFAGARVPADELPKIDHDLVTVTKPNSIAMRMTMVACDRADLVATLRWGHEWDVAAAHLVAQEAGAVVTDALGLPLSYNKRDPRDFGLICCAPGIHEAAVQRLEDRARKYMAP; encoded by the coding sequence GTGCCTGAGCAGTTGGTTGACCGTGCTGCGGTGATTGCCGCGGTCGAGGCGGCCGCTGCATTGGCGATGACCAGTTGGCGCGACGGCGCAGCGCCCGACACGCGGGTCTGGTCAAAAAGCAACGACAGCCCGGTCAGCGATATCGATATGGAGGTAGATGCTCTGCTGAAAGAGCGCCTCACCGGAATCCTGCCCGAGGCCGCTTGGCTGTCGGAAGAAACTGCGGACGACGCAGCGCGTCTGGAATCGCGTTTACTGTGGCTTGTCGACCCAATTGACGGCACGCGCGATTATGTCGGGGGGCGCGATGGTTGGTGCGTTTCGGTCGCACTTGTCGCTGACGGCCAGCCGTACTTCGCTATCATGGCAGCACCTGCCCAGCAAAAATTATGGGTCGCGGCGCATGGGGAAGGGGTCACTTGCAATGGCGACCGCCTCACCGGAAGTGTGCGGCAGGAATTTGCAGGCGCGCGTGTCCCTGCCGATGAGTTGCCGAAGATCGACCATGATCTGGTGACAGTGACCAAGCCCAACAGCATCGCGATGCGCATGACGATGGTCGCGTGCGACCGCGCCGATCTGGTCGCGACGCTGCGCTGGGGCCATGAATGGGACGTGGCAGCAGCGCATCTGGTAGCGCAAGAGGCTGGCGCGGTGGTGACCGATGCGCTGGGCCTGCCGCTGTCCTATAACAAGCGTGATCCACGGGATTTTGGCCTGATCTGCTGTGCACCCGGAATTCACGAAGCGGCGGTTCAGCGGCTCGAGGACCGGGCGCGCAAATATATGGCGCCCTGA
- a CDS encoding phytoene/squalene synthase family protein: protein MRDRAALVAFAQESIARGSKSFRFASRLFDRTTRERVWLLYAWCRKCDDMADGQDHGGAMAVVDDPLERLAMIRDLTAKALEGIPTGEPAFDCLGIVAQECGLTAKMAEDVIEGFALDAADWHPRRENDLYRYCYHVAGAVGVMMAVVMGVSPDEEATLDRACDLGLAFQLANIARDIAEDDAAGRCYLPDDWLATLDIGPGEHMRPHNRKKLALMGRWLADEAEQYEASARIGAVELPFRARWAVLSAAGIYGDIARQVRSAGEHAWDQRIYTSRPEKFRWVKTAFADAVANNPRPMDRSGLWTRPRD from the coding sequence GTGAGAGACCGCGCCGCGCTCGTCGCTTTCGCGCAGGAAAGCATAGCGCGCGGTTCCAAATCCTTCCGTTTTGCCAGCCGTCTGTTCGACCGGACGACGCGTGAGCGGGTGTGGTTGCTCTATGCCTGGTGCCGCAAATGCGATGACATGGCCGACGGACAAGATCATGGCGGGGCGATGGCGGTCGTCGATGACCCGCTGGAGCGGCTTGCGATGATTCGCGACCTGACAGCCAAGGCATTGGAAGGCATACCGACTGGCGAGCCTGCATTTGATTGCTTGGGTATTGTCGCGCAGGAGTGCGGATTAACCGCAAAAATGGCCGAGGATGTGATTGAGGGCTTTGCGCTGGATGCCGCCGACTGGCACCCGCGGCGGGAAAATGATCTTTACCGCTATTGCTACCATGTCGCAGGCGCAGTCGGCGTCATGATGGCCGTGGTGATGGGCGTATCCCCGGACGAGGAAGCAACACTTGATCGCGCATGCGACCTCGGCCTTGCCTTCCAATTGGCCAATATTGCGCGCGATATTGCCGAGGATGATGCAGCGGGGCGGTGTTACCTGCCGGACGACTGGCTGGCGACACTGGATATCGGTCCCGGCGAGCATATGCGGCCACATAACCGGAAAAAGCTCGCTTTAATGGGCCGCTGGCTTGCCGATGAGGCAGAGCAATATGAGGCGTCGGCGCGCATCGGGGCCGTAGAGCTACCCTTTCGCGCGCGCTGGGCAGTATTGTCCGCGGCCGGCATCTATGGCGATATCGCCCGGCAAGTGCGCAGCGCAGGCGAACATGCGTGGGATCAGCGGATATATACCAGCCGCCCCGAGAAATTCCGCTGGGTCAAAACGGCATTCGCCGATGCTGTCGCCAACAACCCCCGTCCCATGGACCGAAGCGGCCTCTGGACCCGGCCAAGGGATTAG
- the queC gene encoding 7-cyano-7-deazaguanine synthase QueC encodes MTDNSKSAIVLLSGGLDSMVVAGLAREAGYALVALTIDYNQRHRVELESATRIAAHLGAIEHIILPLDLTRFGGSALTADIDVPKDGVEDDAIPVTYVPARNTIFLSLCLGLAEARGARDLWIGVNALDYSGYPDCRPEFIRSFEAMANLATKAGVEGDAFTVHTPLLHMSKAQIATEAARLGLDAGMSWSCYDPTPDHKACGKCDSCRLRAKGFADAGLVDPTVYA; translated from the coding sequence ATGACCGATAACAGCAAATCCGCCATCGTCCTTTTGTCCGGTGGCCTCGACTCTATGGTCGTCGCCGGGCTGGCGCGGGAGGCGGGCTATGCTCTGGTGGCGCTGACCATCGATTATAACCAGCGGCACCGTGTCGAACTGGAATCGGCGACCCGGATTGCTGCCCATCTCGGCGCGATCGAGCATATCATCCTGCCGCTGGATCTGACCCGCTTTGGCGGCTCTGCCCTGACTGCGGATATTGATGTGCCCAAGGACGGTGTCGAGGATGATGCCATTCCGGTCACCTATGTGCCCGCCCGCAATACCATTTTTCTGTCGCTATGCCTGGGGCTTGCCGAGGCCCGTGGTGCGCGCGATCTGTGGATTGGCGTCAATGCGCTGGATTATTCGGGCTATCCGGATTGCCGCCCCGAATTTATCCGTTCGTTTGAAGCCATGGCCAATCTGGCGACGAAGGCCGGGGTGGAGGGGGATGCGTTCACCGTCCACACGCCACTGCTGCACATGAGCAAGGCGCAAATTGCGACCGAAGCGGCCCGGCTAGGGCTCGATGCGGGTATGAGCTGGTCCTGCTATGATCCGACGCCCGATCACAAGGCATGTGGCAAGTGCGACAGTTGTCGCCTGCGCGCCAAGGGCTTTGCCGATGCGGGGCTGGTCGATCCGACCGTCTACGCATGA
- a CDS encoding TIGR00730 family Rossman fold protein yields the protein MKRLAVYCGSATPEDPIYIETARTVGRMLAERGIGVVYGGGRLGLMGAVADSALAAGGEVIGIIPEALVGAEVAHKGCTELHVVSGMHERKARFTDLSDGFITIPGGVGTMDELWEAISWSQLGYHQKPVGVLNVAGFYDQLIAFNAKMIDVGFIRPQHAGIMIVDETLDGLLGKMAAYVPHKTIFQMKADDL from the coding sequence TGAAGACCCGATCTATATCGAGACAGCCCGCACGGTCGGACGCATGCTTGCGGAACGCGGCATTGGTGTCGTCTATGGCGGTGGCCGGTTGGGGTTGATGGGCGCGGTTGCCGATTCGGCCTTGGCGGCGGGCGGCGAAGTGATCGGTATCATTCCGGAAGCGTTGGTCGGTGCCGAAGTCGCACATAAAGGCTGCACCGAATTGCACGTTGTATCGGGAATGCATGAACGCAAGGCGCGCTTCACCGATTTGTCCGACGGGTTCATCACTATTCCGGGCGGCGTCGGCACGATGGATGAATTGTGGGAAGCGATAAGCTGGTCGCAATTGGGCTATCATCAAAAACCCGTGGGTGTCTTGAATGTGGCGGGCTTTTACGACCAGCTGATCGCGTTTAACGCGAAGATGATCGATGTAGGGTTCATCCGGCCGCAGCATGCAGGGATCATGATCGTCGATGAAACGCTCGATGGCCTGCTCGGCAAAATGGCGGCCTATGTCCCGCACAAGACGATCTTCCAGATGAAAGCGGACGATTTGTGA
- the queE gene encoding 7-carboxy-7-deazaguanine synthase → MSYGVKEIFLTLQGEGVHAGRRAVFLRFTGCNLWTGREEDRAHAICQFCDTDFVGMDGENGGRYSADDLATKVAELWGEGNSDRYVVLTGGEPMLQVDDALVDGLHARGFTIAIESNGTIETHPRIDWVCISPKAGSDVVQRRGDELKLVWPQTGSDTDAMAGWNFANFLIQPMDSGDSSANQANVESATSFVMAHPNWRLSLQNHKILGLP, encoded by the coding sequence ATGAGCTACGGGGTCAAAGAGATTTTCCTGACGCTTCAGGGCGAAGGCGTACACGCCGGACGCAGGGCCGTATTCCTGCGCTTTACCGGATGCAATTTGTGGACCGGCCGCGAAGAAGATCGCGCACACGCCATCTGCCAATTTTGCGATACGGATTTTGTCGGCATGGATGGCGAAAATGGCGGGCGTTATTCGGCCGATGATCTTGCAACCAAGGTCGCAGAGCTATGGGGTGAGGGAAATTCCGACCGCTATGTCGTGCTCACCGGCGGTGAACCCATGTTGCAGGTCGACGACGCGCTGGTCGATGGGCTTCATGCGCGGGGCTTTACCATCGCTATCGAGAGCAATGGCACGATTGAAACACATCCCAGGATTGACTGGGTCTGTATCAGCCCGAAAGCAGGGTCCGATGTGGTCCAGCGCAGGGGGGACGAACTTAAGCTCGTTTGGCCGCAAACCGGCAGCGATACCGACGCAATGGCAGGCTGGAATTTTGCCAACTTCCTGATCCAGCCGATGGATAGCGGGGATAGTTCCGCGAATCAGGCGAATGTGGAATCGGCCACCAGCTTTGTAATGGCGCATCCCAACTGGCGCTTGTCATTGCAAAACCACAAGATTTTGGGCCTCCCTTAA
- the ppdK gene encoding pyruvate, phosphate dikinase, whose translation MTQYVFRFGGGVSDGDETVRGNKNLLGGKGANLDGMASIGLPVPPGFTITTEMCTAYYANGQTFPESVRAEVAGGIAHIEQVTGKSFGDPANPLLVSVRSGARVSMPGMMDTVLNLGLNDATVEGLATSSGDARFAWDSYRRFIQMYADVVLELDHGAFEEALEVAKEDQGYYLDTELSADDLKALVAAYKKLVEAEWGKPFPQDVHDQLWGAVGAVFGSWESDRAKVYRRLNNIPGDWGTAVNVQAMVFGNMGETSATGVAFTRDPATGENAYYGEYLINAQGEDVVAGIRTPQYLTKAARERAGAKPLSMEEAMPSVYAELARVFEILENHYRDMQDIEFTVEREKLWMLQTRSGKRTAKAALKIAVDMAEAGLISTDEAVLRVDPMALDQLLHPTLDPNAPRDVLTSGLPASPGAASGKIVFDADTAERFNDMGEAVILVRIETSPEDIHGMHAAKGILTARGGMTSHAAVVARGMGRPCVSGAGSLQIDAAGRVLRIAGRTLTEGDILTLDGSTGEVMAGEVPTLQPELVGDFGTLMVWADAGRRMKVRANAETPLDAQTARDFGAEGIGLCRTEHMFFDASRITAVRQMILAEDEKGRRVALDKLLPEQRKDFTAIFEVMAGLPVTIRLLDPPLHEFLPHQESEFAEVAEAAGVGIEVLKQRAAELHEFNPMLGHRGCRLGVTYPEIYEMQARAIFEAACSLEVAPVPEIMIPLVGTKRELELMKDVVDKAAEEVFAEQGKRIDYLVGTMIELPRAALMADEIAEVGSFFSFGTNDLTQTTLGVSRDDAARFLTHYVDKGIYARDPFVSLDVEGVGQLIEIAATKGKATRPDIKLGICGEHGGDPASIAFCEKVGLDYVSASPYRVPIARLAAAQAALAKK comes from the coding sequence ATGACCCAATATGTGTTTCGGTTCGGTGGGGGCGTATCTGACGGCGACGAAACCGTTCGTGGCAACAAAAACCTGTTGGGGGGCAAGGGCGCCAATCTCGATGGCATGGCATCAATCGGCCTGCCGGTCCCTCCTGGCTTCACCATCACGACCGAAATGTGCACGGCCTATTATGCCAATGGCCAGACCTTTCCGGAAAGCGTCCGTGCGGAAGTCGCAGGCGGCATCGCGCATATTGAACAGGTAACCGGCAAGAGCTTTGGTGATCCTGCCAACCCGTTGCTTGTTTCGGTCCGTTCCGGTGCGCGTGTATCGATGCCCGGGATGATGGACACCGTCCTCAACCTTGGCCTGAACGATGCTACGGTCGAAGGTCTCGCCACCTCTTCGGGCGATGCGCGCTTCGCATGGGACAGCTATCGCCGCTTCATCCAAATGTATGCCGATGTCGTTCTCGAACTCGACCATGGTGCTTTTGAAGAGGCTTTGGAAGTCGCGAAGGAAGATCAGGGCTATTATCTCGATACCGAATTATCCGCCGATGATCTGAAGGCATTGGTTGCCGCATATAAGAAACTGGTCGAGGCCGAATGGGGCAAGCCCTTTCCGCAAGATGTGCATGACCAGCTTTGGGGTGCCGTCGGCGCCGTCTTTGGTTCGTGGGAATCGGACCGTGCCAAGGTCTATCGCCGCCTCAATAACATCCCCGGCGACTGGGGCACTGCGGTCAATGTGCAGGCCATGGTCTTCGGCAATATGGGCGAAACATCGGCCACAGGTGTTGCCTTCACCCGCGATCCCGCCACGGGCGAGAATGCCTATTATGGCGAATATCTGATCAATGCGCAGGGTGAGGATGTCGTGGCCGGTATCCGCACGCCGCAATATCTGACCAAGGCCGCACGCGAACGTGCCGGAGCCAAGCCGCTATCCATGGAAGAGGCGATGCCGTCGGTCTATGCCGAACTGGCGCGGGTCTTTGAAATCCTCGAAAACCATTATCGCGATATGCAGGATATCGAGTTCACTGTTGAGCGCGAGAAATTGTGGATGCTGCAAACCCGGTCGGGCAAGCGCACCGCAAAGGCCGCGCTCAAAATCGCAGTGGATATGGCGGAAGCCGGTTTGATTAGCACGGACGAGGCGGTGTTGCGGGTCGATCCGATGGCGCTCGACCAATTGCTGCACCCGACACTGGATCCCAACGCACCGCGCGATGTGTTGACGTCGGGCCTGCCCGCGTCCCCGGGCGCTGCATCGGGCAAGATCGTGTTCGACGCCGACACGGCGGAACGCTTCAACGATATGGGCGAGGCGGTCATTCTGGTCCGCATCGAAACCAGCCCTGAAGATATTCACGGCATGCATGCCGCCAAGGGCATACTGACCGCACGCGGCGGGATGACCAGCCATGCGGCGGTTGTTGCGCGCGGCATGGGGCGTCCCTGTGTTTCCGGCGCGGGTAGCCTGCAAATTGATGCCGCAGGACGCGTCCTTCGCATCGCTGGCCGCACCTTGACCGAAGGCGACATATTGACGCTCGACGGATCAACCGGCGAAGTGATGGCGGGCGAGGTTCCGACCCTGCAGCCGGAACTGGTGGGTGATTTCGGCACATTGATGGTGTGGGCCGATGCCGGCCGCCGCATGAAAGTGCGCGCAAATGCCGAAACGCCGTTGGATGCGCAGACAGCGCGGGATTTTGGCGCGGAGGGCATTGGCCTGTGCCGGACCGAGCATATGTTCTTCGATGCCAGCCGCATCACCGCCGTGCGCCAGATGATTTTGGCTGAGGATGAAAAGGGCCGCCGTGTGGCGCTCGACAAATTGCTGCCCGAGCAGCGCAAGGACTTTACCGCAATTTTCGAAGTGATGGCCGGGCTTCCCGTCACCATTCGCTTGCTCGATCCCCCCTTGCACGAATTCCTTCCACATCAGGAAAGCGAATTCGCCGAAGTTGCGGAGGCCGCAGGTGTAGGTATTGAGGTGCTCAAACAGCGCGCGGCAGAATTGCATGAATTCAACCCCATGCTGGGCCATCGCGGTTGCCGGTTGGGCGTCACTTATCCGGAAATCTACGAAATGCAGGCGCGTGCGATTTTCGAGGCAGCCTGTTCGCTCGAAGTTGCGCCAGTGCCTGAAATCATGATCCCGCTGGTTGGTACCAAGCGCGAACTGGAATTGATGAAGGACGTCGTGGACAAGGCAGCGGAAGAGGTTTTTGCCGAGCAAGGCAAGCGCATCGACTATCTGGTCGGCACGATGATCGAACTGCCGCGCGCCGCACTCATGGCCGATGAAATCGCCGAAGTCGGCAGCTTCTTCAGCTTCGGCACCAATGATTTGACCCAGACGACTTTGGGCGTCAGCCGCGACGACGCGGCCCGCTTCCTGACGCATTATGTCGACAAGGGCATTTATGCCCGCGATCCGTTCGTCAGCCTCGATGTCGAAGGCGTCGGGCAATTGATCGAAATAGCCGCCACCAAGGGCAAGGCCACCCGTCCCGATATCAAGCTTGGTATCTGCGGCGAACATGGCGGCGATCCGGCATCCATTGCCTTTTGCGAAAAGGTTGGCCTCGATTATGTCAGCGCCTCGCCTTATCGCGTGCCCATCGCGCGGCTGGCGGCGGCGCAGGCGGCACTTGCCAAGAAGTAG
- a CDS encoding cytochrome b/b6 domain-containing protein: protein MAVLHRIRIFHAFLALTVLAAYFSAEMGLIHAWLGYGVAALVVFRLIWALSGAPQLGLERFYPSFKDLHLKGFMTHPAISRTLLAGIALSVIGATGTGLIMDNGRALQPTSLSSFSFSGESEEREGAGREDESGEAYEEAHELLANLAIAFVILHILYLLSFKRPLARFMLFANKTSK from the coding sequence ATGGCCGTGTTACACCGCATCCGCATCTTTCATGCATTCCTCGCGCTCACCGTTTTGGCGGCCTATTTCTCGGCAGAGATGGGGCTGATCCACGCATGGCTTGGCTATGGCGTCGCGGCCCTTGTCGTTTTCCGCCTGATATGGGCGTTAAGTGGCGCCCCCCAATTGGGGCTTGAGCGCTTCTACCCCTCGTTCAAGGATTTGCATCTGAAAGGTTTCATGACACATCCCGCGATCAGCCGGACGTTGCTGGCGGGGATAGCGCTTTCGGTCATTGGTGCGACGGGGACGGGGTTGATCATGGATAATGGCCGCGCGCTACAACCCACATCGCTCAGTTCCTTTTCCTTTTCGGGGGAAAGCGAAGAACGTGAAGGCGCGGGGCGCGAAGATGAGTCCGGTGAAGCTTATGAAGAAGCGCATGAGCTCTTGGCTAATCTCGCGATCGCCTTTGTCATTTTGCACATTCTATACCTTCTGAGCTTTAAACGTCCGCTCGCGCGTTTCATGCTCTTTGCAAATAAAACATCAAAGTAA
- a CDS encoding DUF1214 domain-containing protein: MKSWHRFAICVTLGLIGGTAFAVHQVRGGLGDGTVAIGPWTTGKSFGTAEASALTRAKVALSGLLALPAKEAMYFTAKVDSDGKALDGRCTYLVSGGKLDGRWWSVTLYEGEGWLVKNSANRWSIPAHAATQGEDGIWSFTVAPDTQSGSWLPTGGVKAFDLTLRLYHPSATLISDPAKASLPAIKRLGCI, encoded by the coding sequence ATGAAAAGCTGGCATCGTTTTGCCATTTGCGTGACGCTTGGTCTGATCGGAGGTACGGCCTTTGCTGTGCACCAGGTGCGCGGTGGGCTTGGCGACGGCACAGTCGCCATCGGCCCGTGGACGACCGGCAAAAGTTTCGGAACGGCAGAAGCCTCGGCACTCACACGCGCCAAAGTTGCATTGTCGGGTTTGCTTGCGCTGCCCGCGAAAGAGGCGATGTATTTTACCGCCAAAGTCGACAGCGATGGCAAGGCACTCGACGGGCGCTGCACCTATTTGGTCAGCGGTGGAAAGCTGGATGGCCGTTGGTGGAGCGTGACGCTCTATGAAGGCGAAGGCTGGCTCGTGAAAAATAGCGCCAACCGCTGGTCCATTCCGGCGCATGCGGCAACGCAAGGGGAAGATGGCATCTGGTCCTTCACCGTCGCGCCCGACACGCAAAGCGGGTCTTGGTTGCCCACCGGCGGGGTCAAGGCCTTTGACCTGACGTTGCGGCTCTACCATCCGTCGGCCACGCTAATAAGTGATCCGGCAAAGGCATCGCTTCCAGCGATCAAGCGATTGGGGTGCATATGA
- a CDS encoding TldD/PmbA family protein: MLKPHEALDRAENLVSQAIKAGADAADAVYVCDASTEVQVRLGALEDVARSEGEEIGLRVFVGQRSATISSSSLNPSILANLVSRAIDMAKEAPEDQYAGLAPQDRLLKGDVPDLDVDDGQDPDPALLRAAALECEDAARAVAGVTNSEGAGASAARSIFALATSHGFAGVKSSTGYGLSASVLAGEGDAKERDYDWRSARYLADLDSAAAIGRRAGERAVKRVNPGSVKSGSMPVVFDPRVGSSLVGHLLGAISGSSIARKTSFLLDANGTALFDSSLSVIDDPLRPRGLSSRGFDGEGLPTARRSIIENGVLTGWLMESASARQLGLQPTGHASRGVSGAPGVSTSNLHLEGGSGSVADLIRDIKYGVYVHELVGQGVNLVTGDYSRGAAGFLIVDGEIAGPVSEFTIAGNLKDMFAAMVAADDLEFIRSSNVPTLRIDGMMIASA, encoded by the coding sequence ATGCTAAAGCCACATGAAGCGCTCGACCGCGCAGAGAATCTTGTTTCCCAAGCTATTAAAGCAGGCGCCGACGCCGCCGATGCCGTCTATGTCTGCGATGCGTCCACAGAGGTGCAGGTGCGCCTCGGCGCGCTCGAAGATGTCGCGCGTTCGGAAGGTGAGGAAATCGGCCTGCGGGTTTTCGTCGGGCAGCGGTCGGCAACCATTTCTTCGTCGAGCCTCAATCCCTCGATCTTGGCAAATCTGGTGTCCCGTGCCATCGACATGGCAAAGGAAGCGCCCGAGGATCAATATGCAGGGCTGGCCCCGCAAGACCGTTTGCTCAAAGGCGATGTTCCCGATCTGGATGTCGATGACGGGCAAGACCCCGACCCGGCCTTGCTCCGCGCCGCGGCGCTGGAATGCGAAGATGCGGCACGCGCCGTTGCCGGTGTCACCAACAGCGAAGGCGCAGGTGCAAGCGCCGCACGCTCCATCTTCGCCTTGGCGACGAGCCATGGTTTCGCCGGTGTGAAATCCTCGACCGGCTATGGCCTGTCTGCAAGCGTGCTCGCGGGCGAGGGGGATGCCAAGGAGCGTGACTATGACTGGCGGTCGGCACGTTATCTGGCCGACCTCGACAGCGCGGCAGCGATCGGACGGAGGGCTGGCGAGCGCGCGGTCAAGCGGGTCAACCCCGGATCGGTAAAGAGCGGTTCAATGCCCGTTGTGTTCGATCCGCGCGTCGGCAGCTCGTTGGTGGGCCATTTGCTGGGTGCGATTTCGGGCTCCTCGATCGCGCGCAAGACAAGCTTCCTGCTCGACGCCAATGGCACAGCTTTGTTTGACAGCAGCCTGTCGGTGATCGACGACCCCTTGCGCCCGCGTGGCTTGTCCAGCCGTGGTTTTGATGGCGAAGGACTGCCGACCGCACGGCGCTCCATCATCGAAAACGGGGTGCTGACCGGATGGCTCATGGAAAGTGCCTCCGCACGGCAGTTGGGCCTGCAACCGACAGGCCATGCAAGCCGCGGCGTCAGCGGCGCACCCGGGGTCAGCACGTCCAACCTGCATTTGGAAGGCGGGTCGGGCAGCGTTGCCGACCTGATCCGCGACATCAAATATGGCGTTTATGTGCATGAACTGGTGGGACAAGGCGTCAACCTGGTCACGGGCGATTACAGCCGCGGCGCCGCAGGATTCCTGATTGTAGATGGCGAGATTGCGGGGCCGGTCAGCGAGTTTACGATCGCGGGTAACCTGAAAGATATGTTCGCCGCTATGGTCGCCGCTGACGATCTCGAATTCATCCGCAGCAGCAATGTGCCGACATTGCGTATTGACGGAATGATGATCGCGAGTGCCTGA
- a CDS encoding DUF1254 domain-containing protein yields MMRRWLFPLVAGALVAGGAYQATLLATPYVLMNAAMKKIGARGPENRFAFGDMATADNQPIVRPSPDLSYSTCVFNLAKGPVLIDIEPVPDHYWSVSIFDARTDVAAVRSDRDTGGKAARLALVKAGQKAPAGYEPVRLEHDRGIALIRILLADPAEFPVIDAIRRKSTCKVL; encoded by the coding sequence ATGATGCGGCGGTGGTTATTTCCTTTGGTGGCGGGTGCTTTGGTGGCTGGCGGCGCTTATCAAGCCACCTTGCTGGCGACGCCCTATGTCTTGATGAACGCGGCCATGAAAAAAATTGGCGCACGCGGTCCTGAAAACCGCTTTGCCTTTGGTGATATGGCAACCGCCGACAACCAGCCGATTGTGCGGCCCAGTCCGGACCTGTCCTATTCGACCTGCGTCTTCAATCTGGCGAAAGGGCCCGTGCTGATCGATATCGAACCGGTGCCCGACCATTATTGGTCGGTCAGCATCTTCGACGCCCGCACCGACGTTGCCGCCGTTCGCAGCGATCGTGACACAGGCGGCAAAGCGGCACGGCTCGCATTGGTCAAGGCAGGCCAAAAGGCGCCTGCGGGGTATGAACCGGTCCGGTTGGAGCATGATCGCGGGATCGCATTGATCCGGATATTGCTTGCTGATCCGGCGGAATTCCCTGTCATTGACGCCATTCGCCGGAAATCGACCTGCAAGGTGCTTTAA